A section of the Candidatus Omnitrophota bacterium genome encodes:
- a CDS encoding CDC27 family protein, with translation MNMTQLLALSLSIFLASASFSFALQAAPDQEKYQKDMVNVFDGNFSAAQEVRDDIRAIEEAIDESPGDPSLYYELALIYGSVKNYSKTIEFLKKTIAYSSDDQKLLIALHCILAKQYMWIKDFNKAREAIDKIRGHDPENLFVYTVDTEYFILKKDWVKAAKKLKEAEGACAAENIDCYWDAWNFCLKKVKSKKDIIELFRLGVEENPNSAKAHRAYAAALRGSFETIQEDFPIVMQELQKAYELDPKYVPTMLMIANTHMFLGISSKDKSHFKDALSWFSKARSADPKNLRSLYALGYFYYLTGDNLKAIKKLEYLLKKNPDDEDVTEILAYSYNNQAFHAHYETGKNLSRGLRLIEKAIKLLPYSAVILSTKAELLYKMGKLSEAKKVINQAAVFAPSHPSVKKDIFVIEEALKSRGQ, from the coding sequence ATGAATATGACCCAACTCTTAGCCCTTAGTCTTAGCATTTTCCTCGCTTCAGCTTCTTTCTCTTTCGCTCTCCAGGCAGCACCGGATCAGGAAAAATATCAAAAAGACATGGTCAATGTGTTCGATGGTAATTTTTCTGCCGCACAAGAAGTGCGCGATGACATTCGGGCTATTGAAGAAGCCATTGACGAAAGCCCGGGAGACCCGTCTCTTTATTATGAGCTTGCACTCATTTATGGCAGTGTAAAGAACTATTCCAAGACCATAGAATTTCTTAAAAAGACTATTGCCTATTCGTCGGACGATCAAAAGCTGCTTATTGCTCTTCACTGCATTTTGGCCAAGCAGTATATGTGGATAAAGGATTTTAATAAAGCCAGAGAAGCGATCGATAAGATCCGAGGGCATGACCCTGAGAATTTATTTGTTTACACAGTGGATACGGAATATTTTATTCTTAAGAAAGACTGGGTTAAAGCAGCCAAGAAGCTAAAAGAAGCAGAAGGGGCCTGTGCGGCCGAAAATATCGATTGCTATTGGGATGCCTGGAACTTTTGCTTGAAGAAAGTAAAGAGCAAAAAAGATATTATCGAACTTTTTCGGCTCGGGGTTGAAGAAAATCCAAACTCTGCCAAGGCGCATAGGGCGTATGCGGCGGCTTTAAGGGGGAGCTTTGAGACGATCCAGGAGGATTTCCCGATCGTTATGCAGGAACTTCAAAAAGCGTACGAACTCGATCCCAAATATGTTCCGACGATGTTAATGATCGCCAATACGCATATGTTCCTGGGGATCTCTTCAAAAGATAAAAGCCATTTTAAGGATGCTCTTTCATGGTTCAGTAAAGCGCGAAGCGCGGATCCTAAAAATTTGCGTTCACTTTATGCCTTAGGCTATTTTTATTATTTGACGGGCGATAATCTAAAAGCGATCAAAAAACTGGAATATTTGCTCAAGAAAAATCCCGACGATGAAGACGTGACAGAGATCTTGGCGTACTCTTATAATAACCAAGCATTTCACGCACATTATGAAACTGGAAAAAACTTATCCCGGGGCCTTAGGCTTATTGAGAAGGCGATCAAGTTGCTTCCTTATAGCGCGGTGATCCTCAGCACGAAAGCCGAGCTTCTCTATAAAATGGGAAAGCTTTCGGAAGCTAAGAAGGTGATCAATCAAGCTGCGGTTTTTGCGCCGAGCCATCCCTCTGTCAAAAAGGACATTTTTGTGATTGAAGAAGCGCTTAAAAGTCGCGGACAATAA
- the hemE gene encoding uroporphyrinogen decarboxylase, which yields MKPLFLQAFEGTNKTVPVWFMRQAGRFLPQYRALKEKYSLNEMFQTPELASEITVQPIDALGVDAAILFADILTLPSAMGFNIKFSNTDGPVIDNSLGNAANFKNIHDLDDLSFVEKTIKLVNARLPDNIPLIGFAGSPFTVLSYLVEGGSSLSFAKLFKFLAEEPQQFHRLMEILTKNTIDYLNLQKKAGIKAFQIFDTWGGILRPSDYAHFVLPYVKEIFEKVDLPSIYYVKNCSHLLALMEQTDADFLSVCHTVVLGHNSILEKTQKGVQGNLFNGIFYAPSKNLEKEVRDVLLGAQHYKKYIFNLSHGILPDTDVSKVKSVVELVHKFKWQP from the coding sequence ATGAAACCCTTATTTCTTCAAGCTTTTGAAGGGACGAATAAAACTGTCCCTGTTTGGTTTATGCGCCAGGCCGGGCGCTTCCTGCCGCAATATCGTGCTTTAAAGGAAAAATATTCTTTAAACGAGATGTTCCAAACGCCTGAATTGGCATCGGAGATCACGGTTCAACCTATTGATGCCTTGGGCGTGGATGCGGCTATTTTATTCGCGGATATCTTAACGCTTCCTTCGGCAATGGGTTTTAACATCAAATTTTCTAATACTGATGGGCCGGTCATCGATAATTCCTTAGGAAATGCTGCCAATTTCAAAAATATTCACGATCTTGACGATCTGTCTTTCGTTGAAAAGACGATCAAACTTGTTAACGCGCGTTTGCCGGACAATATCCCGCTTATTGGTTTTGCGGGCAGTCCTTTTACGGTTTTAAGCTATTTGGTCGAAGGCGGCTCCTCGCTTAGCTTCGCCAAGCTTTTTAAGTTCTTGGCCGAAGAACCGCAGCAATTCCATCGTCTTATGGAAATCTTGACGAAAAATACGATCGATTATCTTAATTTGCAGAAGAAAGCTGGTATTAAAGCATTTCAGATCTTTGATACCTGGGGCGGTATTTTGCGGCCTAGCGACTACGCCCATTTTGTTTTGCCTTACGTAAAAGAGATCTTTGAAAAAGTTGATTTGCCGTCGATCTATTACGTGAAAAATTGCAGCCATTTGCTGGCGCTGATGGAGCAAACGGACGCAGATTTCCTATCGGTCTGCCATACGGTGGTTTTAGGGCATAATTCTATTTTGGAGAAAACCCAAAAAGGCGTTCAGGGAAATTTGTTTAACGGGATTTTTTATGCGCCGAGCAAAAATCTGGAAAAAGAAGTCCGGGATGTTTTGCTCGGCGCACAACATTATAAAAAATATATTTTTAATTTAAGTCACGGCATTTTACCTGACACGGATGTTTCAAAAGTAAAGTCAGTGGTGGAGCTGGTACACAAGTTCAAATGGCAACCGTAA
- the hemG gene encoding protoporphyrinogen oxidase yields MAKICIIGGGISGLAVLHYLKQKYASRADIDIQLLEKNDTLGGTIKSIRHDDVLFETGPNGFLSSKPRTLEFIKELGLSDELVSADKQSEERFLLSKGKLHALPKNPATFLKFKLLSSLEKLRIPLEYFIAKGADPVESVYDFGKRRLGKRFAQVFLDPMCAGIFGGEAQNLNLKLAFPRIYEIEQTYGSLIKGMIALKKKKSEKHYNVEPKGTLTSFRRGMSQLIEVLSARYQNSIVTGCEIDFINKVGGSFVIRAKNQNLLADEVYMSVPAAAAAKMANSLSPSLAGSLRCVFYAPMTVAGLVYRRSDFEILPFGFGYLTSSLERRDILGVLFDSNIFPNRAGSEYFSCRVMMGGARNPSMISESKEKLLNLAKEEIKNILKVRQEPVKEFFASFPSAIPQYDKAYVQVRENIINESLKISRLHLAANYLGGISLNDCVENAYQTVQQSKF; encoded by the coding sequence ATGGCAAAAATCTGTATCATTGGCGGCGGAATAAGCGGTTTGGCAGTTTTGCATTATTTAAAACAGAAATATGCCTCGCGCGCTGATATTGATATTCAATTGTTGGAAAAGAATGATACGCTTGGCGGAACCATTAAAAGCATTCGCCACGATGACGTTTTATTCGAGACCGGCCCCAACGGTTTTCTTTCCTCGAAGCCCCGCACCTTAGAATTTATCAAAGAATTAGGATTATCGGACGAACTCGTCAGCGCGGATAAACAATCCGAAGAGCGCTTTTTGCTTTCCAAAGGAAAACTCCACGCGCTTCCTAAAAATCCGGCCACTTTTTTGAAATTCAAACTTCTATCTTCGTTAGAAAAACTTCGTATTCCCTTGGAATATTTTATCGCCAAAGGAGCTGATCCGGTTGAAAGCGTTTATGATTTCGGAAAAAGGCGTTTGGGAAAACGTTTTGCGCAAGTTTTTCTGGACCCGATGTGCGCCGGGATCTTCGGCGGGGAAGCGCAAAATCTAAATTTGAAACTCGCCTTTCCGCGTATTTATGAGATCGAACAAACCTACGGTTCTTTGATCAAGGGGATGATCGCTTTAAAAAAGAAAAAAAGCGAAAAGCATTACAATGTTGAGCCCAAAGGAACCTTAACTTCCTTTCGCCGCGGAATGTCGCAGCTCATTGAGGTTTTGAGCGCGCGCTATCAAAATTCCATTGTGACGGGTTGCGAAATCGATTTTATTAATAAGGTTGGCGGCAGTTTTGTTATTCGCGCAAAAAACCAGAATCTTTTAGCTGACGAAGTTTATATGTCCGTACCCGCCGCGGCCGCGGCGAAGATGGCCAATTCTTTAAGCCCGTCTTTGGCGGGCAGTTTGCGTTGTGTTTTTTACGCGCCGATGACGGTTGCGGGGTTGGTGTACAGGCGTTCGGATTTTGAAATCCTGCCATTTGGTTTTGGTTATTTAACTTCTTCTTTGGAACGTCGCGATATTTTGGGGGTTTTATTCGATAGCAATATTTTCCCCAATCGCGCCGGAAGTGAATATTTTTCCTGCCGGGTGATGATGGGCGGAGCGAGAAATCCGTCGATGATCAGTGAGTCAAAAGAAAAGTTGCTCAACCTGGCCAAAGAGGAAATAAAGAATATTCTTAAAGTCCGCCAAGAACCGGTCAAAGAATTTTTTGCAAGTTTTCCCAGCGCCATTCCTCAATACGATAAAGCGTATGTTCAGGTCAGGGAAAACATCATCAATGAATCGTTAAAAATAAGCCGCTTACATCTTGCCGCTAATTATTTGGGCGGGATTTCTCTTAATGACTGCGTTGAAAATGCGTATCAAACGGTTCAACAAAGTAAGTTTTAA
- a CDS encoding cytochrome c biogenesis protein ResB has protein sequence MLDKIKSLRIMRTLSSVKWAVFCLLALFILVFAGTVYQAEYGLYLAQERFFNSFVFLLFGFLPFPGAQLVLWILFVNLTAAAITRFQYKWSKIGLTVIHGGILLFFISAFVTFYYSFESNLTLNEGESSNVSAAYHNWEISAWEKATGKKSVIAYDADHLNSNAVLRFDDLGFSLTVKNYYPNSAAFSESDKKDAVRNSSGISILEERPVDHDPVKNIPSGKFVLTQANSPSQDIILFGGDMLPTQITAGAKHYELVLRRKRFELPFAVKLVDFRMTKHPNTEMAKSFESTVEVQTPLASREVIISMNNPLRHNDFTFYQASYSIGRNGEETSTLAVVKNKGRVLPYIATIVTFLGLVFHFSVSLYRMRAKDPA, from the coding sequence ATGTTGGACAAAATTAAATCACTGCGCATCATGCGAACATTAAGTTCTGTTAAGTGGGCGGTTTTCTGCCTGCTGGCGCTTTTTATTTTAGTTTTTGCCGGGACAGTTTATCAGGCCGAATACGGGCTTTACTTAGCCCAAGAACGGTTTTTTAATTCCTTTGTGTTTTTGTTGTTCGGATTTTTGCCGTTTCCGGGCGCTCAGTTGGTTTTATGGATCTTGTTCGTTAACCTAACCGCCGCGGCCATTACGCGTTTTCAATACAAATGGTCCAAAATCGGATTAACGGTCATTCATGGCGGTATATTATTGTTTTTTATTTCGGCGTTCGTCACATTTTATTATTCTTTTGAATCAAATCTGACTTTAAATGAAGGTGAGTCGTCCAACGTTTCGGCGGCCTATCACAATTGGGAAATATCGGCCTGGGAAAAAGCCACAGGAAAGAAAAGCGTTATCGCTTATGATGCCGATCATTTAAATTCAAACGCGGTTTTGCGCTTTGATGATCTTGGTTTTTCGCTGACGGTAAAAAATTATTATCCGAATAGCGCCGCTTTTAGCGAATCGGATAAAAAAGATGCTGTGCGAAATAGTTCGGGGATCAGTATTTTAGAAGAGCGTCCCGTTGATCATGATCCGGTAAAAAATATTCCAAGCGGCAAGTTTGTTTTAACACAGGCGAATTCGCCAAGCCAAGATATTATTTTGTTTGGCGGCGACATGTTACCGACGCAGATCACCGCTGGCGCAAAGCACTATGAACTTGTGCTTCGCCGGAAGCGATTTGAATTGCCGTTCGCTGTCAAGTTAGTCGACTTTCGCATGACCAAACATCCCAATACCGAAATGGCAAAAAGCTTTGAAAGCACGGTTGAGGTTCAAACGCCTTTAGCGTCGCGGGAGGTCATAATTTCTATGAATAATCCTTTGAGGCATAATGATTTTACTTTTTATCAGGCGTCGTATTCTATCGGGCGTAACGGCGAAGAAACATCAACCTTAGCCGTTGTCAAAAATAAAGGGCGTGTTTTGCCGTATATCGCAACGATCGTTACATTTTTAGGATTAGTTTTTCATTTTTCTGTTTCTTTGTATCGCATGCGCGCAAAGGATCCGGCATGA
- the ccsA gene encoding cytochrome c biogenesis protein CcsA, whose protein sequence is MKKNIIACVLTVVAVLSFSVFASAEEGKFPLQQFGRMAILESGRIKPIDTYARHVLLQFSGKTTYERKPALAWLARVIFTPTQTRDDKVFLINNAEIAHALGVTAESKRRYSFAQLEKGFHQLEMLAASANQIEPKSRSVVENEILRTFENLVLYLGLTDSFSFAVPHVDFSISSGNVVRMLQLPETQKEFTFLEIALHSDLIRPVADSLTAKNSSDWTEDEREIFRILSNMYQWSQYFRHLPLMVIPSEGNHEQNWLSPWDAMAQEFHSEKIKKEIIFLAELTRGYQDKQPIVFDLAAKKFSDSVRQRTSDVRSMRYIDLELSYNRAGYFVFSHIFYWLSFLAFIAFAVNGKLNLRFASFMFLILGFIPHTAGLIFRIIILGRPPVTSLYETFVFVAWMSVLLGIIIEKVNRKWLGNIVGSIAGVLLLIIAGKFSSDGDTMKMLVAVLNSNFWLGIHVPTITMGYAACCVAGIIGHAYIIQAIAHPQDTAQLRATYKTLLMSLGLGLTLSFFGTMLGGIWADQSWGRFWGWDPKENGALLIVIWCIIIFHARIANMLDELGVAAASIFGIVIVAWAWFGVNLLSVGLHSYGFTSGVAAGLIGYVAAQVVFLIAGVFWARKRLKI, encoded by the coding sequence ATGAAAAAAAATATTATCGCGTGTGTTTTGACCGTGGTGGCTGTTCTTAGCTTCTCTGTGTTTGCCAGCGCCGAAGAAGGGAAATTTCCGCTTCAGCAGTTCGGACGCATGGCAATTTTAGAAAGCGGACGGATCAAGCCGATCGACACATACGCGCGCCATGTTTTATTGCAATTCTCCGGAAAGACAACCTACGAGCGAAAACCTGCCTTAGCTTGGTTGGCGCGGGTTATCTTTACGCCGACACAAACGCGTGATGACAAAGTCTTCCTTATTAATAATGCCGAGATCGCACATGCTTTGGGTGTTACGGCGGAATCAAAACGCCGGTATAGTTTTGCGCAGTTGGAAAAAGGGTTTCATCAGCTTGAAATGTTGGCGGCTTCCGCTAACCAGATTGAACCAAAATCACGCAGTGTTGTTGAAAACGAGATCCTTCGCACTTTTGAAAATCTGGTGCTTTACTTAGGCCTGACGGACAGTTTCAGTTTTGCCGTACCTCACGTTGATTTTTCCATTTCCTCTGGTAATGTTGTGCGGATGCTGCAACTTCCGGAAACACAAAAAGAATTTACTTTTCTTGAGATCGCGCTTCATTCGGATTTGATCCGTCCGGTGGCAGATAGTTTAACCGCAAAGAATTCTTCTGATTGGACCGAGGATGAGCGGGAGATCTTCCGGATTTTGTCGAATATGTATCAATGGTCGCAGTATTTTCGTCATCTTCCGCTGATGGTTATTCCGTCGGAAGGAAACCACGAACAAAATTGGCTAAGCCCCTGGGATGCGATGGCCCAAGAATTTCACAGCGAAAAAATCAAAAAAGAGATCATATTTTTAGCCGAGTTGACGCGTGGCTATCAGGACAAACAGCCGATCGTCTTTGATCTGGCGGCGAAGAAATTTTCTGACTCGGTGCGGCAGCGCACCAGTGATGTGCGTAGCATGCGTTATATTGACTTGGAATTATCATATAATCGCGCCGGATATTTTGTTTTTTCTCATATCTTTTATTGGTTATCGTTTTTGGCGTTTATTGCTTTTGCGGTTAATGGAAAGCTGAATTTACGCTTCGCGAGTTTCATGTTTTTGATCCTAGGATTTATTCCGCATACAGCGGGTTTGATTTTCCGTATCATTATTCTGGGGCGTCCGCCGGTCACCAGCCTCTATGAAACCTTTGTTTTTGTTGCCTGGATGAGCGTTTTGCTCGGCATCATTATCGAGAAAGTGAATCGCAAGTGGCTCGGGAACATTGTCGGCAGTATTGCCGGTGTTTTGCTTTTGATCATTGCCGGAAAATTCAGCAGTGACGGGGACACCATGAAAATGTTAGTCGCTGTTTTAAATTCTAATTTTTGGTTAGGCATTCATGTTCCTACCATTACCATGGGCTATGCGGCGTGTTGTGTCGCCGGGATCATTGGGCACGCCTACATTATTCAAGCGATCGCGCATCCGCAAGATACCGCACAGCTGCGTGCGACCTACAAAACACTTCTCATGTCTTTAGGGCTTGGTTTGACATTGTCTTTTTTTGGAACGATGTTAGGCGGCATTTGGGCGGATCAATCCTGGGGAAGGTTTTGGGGCTGGGACCCCAAAGAGAATGGCGCGCTTTTGATCGTTATCTGGTGCATTATTATCTTTCACGCGCGGATTGCGAATATGTTAGACGAGTTAGGCGTGGCGGCGGCCAGCATTTTTGGCATTGTTATTGTGGCGTGGGCCTGGTTTGGCGTCAATTTATTAAGCGTTGGCCTTCATTCTTATGGGTTTACATCCGGTGTTGCGGCAGGGCTTATTGGCTATGTGGCGGCACAAGTCGTATTTTTGATCGCAGGTGTTTTCTGGGCAAGAAAAAGGTTAAAAATTTAG
- the hemA gene encoding glutamyl-tRNA reductase: protein MQIVTLGINHKTAPIEVREKFCCSPQQQELLLSELRNNPSVAEAFILSTCNRLEIYAYTVSAQDAQTILKTLFSVKKIKFSDILQKHFYIYADEVAVDHFLRVAAGLDSLVLGEKQILGQVKEGVKLAASKGMLGKYFNILTNIAVRTGKKAQSETQISYGGSSISWAAVALGEKILGSFSEKSVLMIGAGKMGELTAQQIKNKGAKNLFFMNRTQSCASALASQCRGQEAAFCDMERILSEIDICFCSVGAPHFILEKSTVFKAMQKRESRPLVFIDISVPRNIDPACGEVSGVDLYHVDDLERVVDENIQRRTAAVDLVEKIIRQKHAEFYRKIEKITSRQYSDYYEPARVK from the coding sequence ATGCAGATCGTTACACTCGGAATTAACCACAAAACAGCCCCTATTGAAGTCCGCGAGAAATTTTGCTGCTCACCACAACAGCAAGAATTGCTTTTAAGCGAACTGCGCAATAATCCTTCTGTCGCCGAAGCCTTCATCCTATCCACTTGTAATCGTCTCGAAATTTACGCGTACACCGTTAGCGCCCAGGATGCTCAGACGATCCTTAAAACGCTTTTCTCGGTCAAAAAGATCAAGTTTTCAGATATTTTGCAAAAACACTTTTACATTTATGCGGATGAAGTGGCGGTGGATCATTTCTTGCGTGTCGCGGCAGGCTTGGATTCTTTAGTGTTGGGTGAAAAGCAGATCTTAGGCCAGGTTAAGGAAGGTGTTAAGCTTGCGGCATCAAAAGGGATGCTGGGAAAATATTTTAACATTTTAACCAATATTGCCGTGCGCACCGGGAAAAAAGCCCAAAGTGAAACGCAGATAAGCTATGGCGGCTCGTCCATTAGTTGGGCGGCGGTTGCTTTAGGTGAAAAGATCTTAGGAAGTTTTTCCGAAAAGTCTGTCCTGATGATCGGCGCTGGAAAAATGGGCGAATTGACTGCGCAGCAAATTAAAAATAAAGGCGCTAAAAATTTGTTTTTTATGAACCGTACGCAATCTTGTGCTAGCGCCTTGGCATCTCAGTGTCGCGGGCAAGAGGCGGCATTTTGCGATATGGAAAGAATTCTTTCAGAAATAGACATTTGTTTTTGTTCGGTGGGCGCGCCGCATTTTATTTTGGAAAAAAGCACGGTTTTTAAAGCGATGCAAAAACGAGAGAGTCGTCCGCTTGTTTTTATCGATATTTCCGTTCCGCGCAACATCGACCCGGCTTGCGGCGAGGTGAGCGGTGTTGATCTTTATCATGTGGACGACCTTGAACGCGTCGTGGATGAAAATATTCAACGTCGGACAGCGGCCGTTGATTTGGTTGAGAAAATTATCCGGCAAAAACATGCCGAGTTTTACCGCAAGATCGAGAAAATAACATCGCGGCAGTACAGCGATTATTACGAGCCCGCACGTGTTAAGTAA
- the nrfH gene encoding cytochrome c nitrite reductase small subunit codes for MMDFFRRLISAISAFVHFVIPPREWRFVVIVLLGIFAGLGFYTLRISNAVSYLSDQPETCMNCHVMSPEYATWAHGSHRQRAVCTDCHVPHDNVIHKYFFKAKDGLRHATIFTMRTEPQVIVMKPDGVTAVQENCIRCHANLLDGVSARDVTGKNYLHGEGKLCWDCHRETPHGTVRSLSSVPYARVPQLPSVIPSWLDEFLRKSQNIK; via the coding sequence ATGATGGATTTCTTTCGGCGGCTGATATCCGCAATAAGCGCGTTTGTGCATTTTGTTATTCCTCCGCGCGAGTGGCGATTTGTTGTTATCGTTCTTTTGGGAATTTTTGCTGGATTGGGTTTTTATACACTGCGGATCTCGAATGCGGTTTCTTATCTTTCAGATCAGCCCGAAACGTGCATGAATTGCCACGTGATGTCACCGGAATATGCGACGTGGGCGCATGGCAGCCACCGCCAGCGGGCGGTTTGTACCGATTGCCATGTTCCGCATGATAACGTGATCCATAAATATTTTTTTAAAGCAAAAGACGGATTGCGGCACGCGACGATCTTTACAATGCGTACTGAGCCGCAGGTGATCGTGATGAAGCCGGACGGAGTTACGGCGGTGCAGGAAAATTGCATTCGTTGCCACGCAAATTTACTTGATGGTGTTTCGGCTCGTGATGTGACCGGAAAGAATTATTTACACGGAGAGGGTAAGCTATGCTGGGATTGTCATCGGGAAACGCCTCATGGAACGGTTCGTAGCTTGTCATCTGTGCCGTATGCGCGTGTTCCTCAATTACCCAGCGTTATTCCGTCGTGGTTAGATGAATTCTTGCGAAAATCTCAAAATATAAAATAA
- the nrfA gene encoding ammonia-forming cytochrome c nitrite reductase yields MKKINDLISEKPWIGWVIFLVTIAVVFALGLLASSIMERRTEAKLAFQVAKPIPEWEPRNEIWGENFPRQFERYQSTKESDFASRHGGSVEIDSLERDPRMIVLWAGYAFARDYNQGRGHYNAITDIRKTLRTGVAQPGTCWTCKSTDVPRLMKDLGVAQFYKKKWSDLGSEVVNPIGCQDCHDPKTMNLRITRPALAEALERQGKDVKKATHQEMRSLVCAQCHVEYYFKGDEKYLTFPWDQGLTAENIEKYYDQYDHVDWVHALSKTPMLKAQHPDYELWALGVHAQRGVACADCHMPYRSEGGVKFTDHKIQSPLNNIANSCQVCHRESEETLRQNVFERQDKVLELRLQAEDALVNAHIEAKAAWESGATEEEMKPILKLIRQAQWRWDYATASHGASFHAPLEVSRILGGATQKAGEARVLLARVLAAHGIQTPIAMPDISTKEKAQSFIGLDMSKLKAEKEEFMKNVLPEWDQKAKERQEKMTP; encoded by the coding sequence ATGAAAAAAATCAATGATTTGATCAGCGAAAAACCTTGGATCGGATGGGTTATTTTCTTGGTGACGATTGCGGTTGTTTTCGCGCTCGGGCTTTTGGCATCCTCCATTATGGAGCGGCGCACCGAAGCTAAGCTCGCGTTTCAAGTTGCAAAGCCGATTCCCGAATGGGAACCGCGTAATGAAATTTGGGGTGAAAATTTTCCTCGTCAATTTGAGCGTTATCAAAGTACGAAGGAAAGCGATTTTGCCAGCCGTCACGGCGGAAGCGTTGAAATCGACAGTTTAGAACGCGATCCACGTATGATCGTTTTATGGGCGGGATATGCGTTCGCGCGCGACTATAATCAAGGCCGAGGACATTATAATGCCATTACAGATATTCGAAAAACTTTAAGAACCGGTGTCGCTCAGCCCGGAACATGCTGGACATGTAAAAGCACCGATGTTCCGCGCCTCATGAAAGATTTGGGTGTGGCACAATTTTACAAAAAGAAATGGTCGGATCTTGGCTCCGAAGTTGTGAATCCTATCGGCTGTCAGGATTGTCATGATCCCAAAACGATGAATTTGCGCATCACACGCCCGGCCTTGGCGGAAGCGCTTGAGCGGCAAGGAAAAGATGTAAAAAAAGCAACGCATCAAGAAATGCGTTCGCTTGTTTGCGCGCAGTGTCATGTGGAATATTATTTTAAAGGTGATGAAAAATATTTAACCTTTCCTTGGGATCAGGGACTGACCGCTGAAAATATTGAAAAATATTACGACCAGTACGATCATGTGGATTGGGTTCATGCGCTTAGCAAAACGCCAATGCTAAAAGCTCAACATCCGGATTACGAATTATGGGCGTTAGGCGTGCATGCTCAGCGCGGTGTTGCGTGCGCCGATTGTCATATGCCGTATCGCAGTGAAGGCGGCGTGAAATTCACTGATCACAAAATTCAAAGCCCTCTTAATAATATCGCGAATTCTTGCCAAGTTTGTCATCGGGAAAGCGAAGAAACGCTTCGTCAGAATGTTTTTGAACGCCAGGATAAGGTTTTAGAATTGCGGCTCCAGGCGGAAGATGCGTTGGTGAACGCGCATATCGAGGCTAAAGCGGCTTGGGAAAGCGGCGCGACCGAAGAAGAGATGAAGCCGATCTTAAAGCTTATTCGCCAGGCGCAGTGGCGTTGGGATTATGCGACCGCAAGCCATGGCGCGAGTTTTCACGCGCCTTTGGAGGTTTCGCGGATCTTAGGCGGAGCGACGCAAAAAGCGGGTGAGGCGCGTGTCTTATTGGCGCGTGTCTTAGCGGCGCACGGAATTCAAACGCCGATTGCAATGCCGGATATTTCTACAAAAGAAAAGGCGCAATCGTTTATTGGCCTGGACATGAGTAAGCTTAAAGCTGAAAAAGAAGAATTTATGAAAAATGTTTTGCCCGAGTGGGACCAAAAAGCCAAAGAACGGCAAGAAAAGATGACGCCATAA